The following proteins come from a genomic window of Sardina pilchardus chromosome 13, fSarPil1.1, whole genome shotgun sequence:
- the st14a gene encoding ST14 transmembrane serine protease matriptase a produces MDPMHSGMRYTPKVTEHDWDPSLQFLPASDSKKLEKKKRPGKVGAVIGLLVFFLVISLMTGLLVWHFHFRKDVRVKKMFTGSMRITNQVFEEAYENPNSTEFQTLARQVASQLKEIYSKTPQLSKYYVGSTIQAFSEGSVIAYYTSEFNVPAGQEAAVDNTMASMDRIVDKQQDQQRRRHSDRDNSNLVFEDVMTSELDTRLFKSSRAYRYTQHTRANHIGILESPGFPNYPYPPNTLVQWQLRADRGYVIKLDFDTFNLEENCKKDFVKIYDSLVAIESRVMEEICGYYSPSDHLTFTSSGNVMLVTFVTDEARNYPGFRAHVSQVPRTTRASQCGGKLSGASGTFASPNYPNYYPPLTSCVWSIQVPSDKYIKVTFEKFLISDAGQRGNMCSKDYVEINGKKLCGEVPSVETAKANSLAVSFFSDASYVDRGFTAKFEAFEPKDPCPNKFMCSNGNCISEKLKCDGWNDCGDNSDESTCKCEKSQISCKNGLCKPKFWLCDGVNDCGDNTDELNCGLCAKGQFMCSNNKCVSDKKKCDGKDDCGDGSDEANCERSNSVKCTSYTYKCKNNNCVNKMNPECDGVDDCSDGSDEKNCDCGQQPFKTSRIVGGQDASYGEFPWQVSLHIKGSSHVCGASIISDRWIVTAAHCVQDDAKTRYSQPGTWEVYLGLHEQRDKSKAVKRGLKKVISHPSYNAYTFDFDIALMELDSPVTFTDYIRPICLPSPSYVFPTGKSVWITGWGATREGGYGPNVLQKAEVRIINSTVCNNLMGGQLTSRMLCAGVLAGGVDACQGDSGGPLSSLSPGQSSSRMFLAGVVSWGDGCARRNKPGIYTTVTKFEGWIREVTGV; encoded by the exons ATGGATCCAATGCACTCAGGAATGCGCTACACTCCGAAGGTTACG GAGCATGACTGGGACCCATCGCTGCAGTTCCTACCAGCTTCCGATTCCAAAAAGCTTGAGAAGAAGAAAAGGCCTGGGAAGGTGGGAGCCGTGATCGGACTGCTCGTCTTTTTCCTGGTCATCTCTCTGATGACTGGGCTGCTGGTCTGGCACTTCCACT TCCGCAAGGACGTGCGTGTGAAGAAAATGTTCACCGGATCGATGAGGATCACAAATCAGGTGTTTGAAGAAGCCTACGAGAACCCAAACAGCACAGAGTTTCAAACGTTGGCCAGGCAGGTTGCATCACAG CTGAAAGAGATCTACTCCAAGACACCTCAACTGTCTAAATACTATGTCGGGTCAACAATCCAGGCATTTAG TGAGGGCAGTGTGATTGCTTACTATACATCTGAATTCAACGTGCCTGCCGGCCAGGAGGCCGCAGTGGACAACACCATGGCCTCCATGGATCGAATAGTGGACAAGCAGCAAGACCAGCAACGGCGACGACACTCGGACAGAGACAACAGTAACCTAGTCTTTGAGGATGTCATGACCTCAG AATTGGACACACGACTGTTTAAATCATCCAGGG CATACAGGTACACCCAACACACTAGGGCCAATCACATTGGGATCTTGGAGTCACCTGGCTTCCCAAACTACCCATACCCACCCAACACGCTGGTTCAGTGGCAGCTCCGTGCTGACCGGGGATATGTGATCAAGCTGGATTTTGACACGTTCAATTTGGAGGAGAATTGTAAAAAGGACTTTGTGAAAATATACGACTCGCTGGTGGCCATTGAAAGCCGTGTGATGGAAGA GATCTGTGGGTATTACTCGCCGAGTGATCATCTGACCTTCACATCCTCTGGGAATGTCATGCTTGTCACGTTCGTCAcggatgaggccaggaactaCCCGGGCTTTAGGGCCCATGTGTCCCAGGTTCCCCGAACCACGCGAG CATCGCAATGTGGTGGCAAACTTTCAGGAGCATCTGGTACATTTGCATCACCAAACTACCCAAACTACTACCCCCCTCTCACCAGCTGTGTGTGGAGTATCCAG GTGCCATCTGACAAGTACATTAAGGTGACATTTGAAAAGTTTCTCATTTCTGACGCGGGCCAAAGGGGCAACATGTGCTCAAAGGACTACGTGGAGATAAATGGAAAGAA GCTGTGTGGTGAAGTCCCTAGTGTTGAAACTGCCAAGGCCAATTCCCTGGCCGTGAGCTTCTTCTCTGATGCATCTTATGTGGACCGTGGTTTTACCGCTAAGTTCGAGGCCTTTGAACCAAAGGACC CTTGCCCAAACAAGTTCATGTGTTCCAACGGTAACTGCATCAGCGAAAAACTAAAGTGTGATGGGTGGAATGACTGTGGTGACAACAGCGATGAAAGCACATGCA AATGTGAGAAGTCTCAGATCAGCTGTAAGAATGGACTGTGTAAACCCAAGTTCTGGTTGTGTGACGGCGTCAATGACTGTGGGGACAACACGGACGAACTGAACTGTG GTCTCTGCGCTAAAGGACAATTTATGTGCTCCAATAACAAGTGTGTGTCCGATAAGAAAAAGTGCGATGGGAAAGATGACTGCGGTGATGGTTCAGATGAAGCTAACTGTGAGAGAT CAAATTCAGTGAAATGCACGTCTTACACCTACAAGTGTAAGAACAATAACTGTGTGAACAAAATGAACCCAGAATGTGATGGCGTCGATGACTGCAGCGATGGGTCAGATGAGAAGAACTGCG ACTGTGGACAGCAGCCCTTCAAGACCTCGCGAATTGTGGGTGGACAGGATGCCTCTTACGGGGAGTTCCCCTGGCAGGTCAGCCTCCACATCAAGGGTTCCTCTCACGTGTGCGGAGCCTCGATCATTAGCGACCGCTGGATTGTCACTGCAGCTCACTGTGTGCAGGACGATGCCAAGACCAG GTACTCTCAGCCTGGGACCTGGGAAGTCTACTTGGGCCTTCACGAGCAGAGGGATAAGAGCAAAGCTGTGAAACGGGGCCTGAAGAAGGTCATCTCCCATCCCTCCTATAATGCCTACACCTTTGACTTTGACATTGCACTGATGGAGCTGGACTCGCCCGTCACCTTCACCGACTACATCCGCCCCATCTGCCTCCCTTCTCCTTCATACGTGTTCCCGACTGGCAAGTCCGTGTGGATCACAGGTTGGGGGGCCACTAGGGAAGGAG gTTATGGTCCAAATGTGCTTCAGAAGGCAGAGGTTCGCATCATTAACAGTACGGTGTGTAACAATTTGATGGGTGGCCAGCTGACGTCTCGAAtgctgtgtgctggtgtgctggCCGGCGGAGTGGACGCTTGTCAG ggggatTCTGGGGGCCCGCTGTCCAGCCTGTCACCTGGCCAATCATCAAGTCGCATGTTTCTAGCTGGAGTTGTAAGCTGGGGTGATGGCTGTGCCCGCAGAAACAAGCCCGGTATCTACACAACAGTCACCAAGTTCGAAGGCTGGATCAGAGAGGTGACTGGAGTCTAG